DNA sequence from the Lagenorhynchus albirostris chromosome 5, mLagAlb1.1, whole genome shotgun sequence genome:
TTTGGGTCTGGGTTTGTACGTGTGGGTCTCGGTCTGTTTCTCCATCTTCCTTTAGCAGCCTGGCTCTCAGCTGTCTCGTATCTGTGCTCTTCTGTTAGACTGGGATTTCTTCTTGCAGAAGCTGTCTCCTAGCCAGAGTCTGGAGCACCCTTGCCCCTGGCTCTGACTGATTCTTTAGACTCAGGGCTTCTCGGGGTACCAGGCGGCGGGCAGAGAGAGGACACCAGATGTCCTGTGAGCCAAGCTTGCGAGGCTCTATCTAGACTGTGAGGGACAGATGATGACCACTCTTTTCCAGGGGGTCTTCTTTGGAGGCTGGGATGGCTGACAGAACTTTGATGTTCTGTTTTCACAAACCAGAGAAGGGGGACAGAGAGTTTGAAATCCATGTGTAGGTCCTTGGCCTGGCCTGGTCCCTGGAGCCTTTGCTTCCTgtggtgggtgggagagggggaagcAAAGGGGGTGTGTTGTCCCTCAGGGCCAGGGGCTGCCGGGGACACCTGGAGAGAAGTGCGTGGGGTGGTGTTTTGAGCAGAATGTTTAAGCCACATTTGTCAGCCATTTCTGGGCTGCCTAAGCCAGAACTGGGATAATGGGCTGAGGTTTCCAGAGGCTGGTCCCCAGGAGAGCTGGGGCAGCCTTCGGTGGTTCCCAGGTGCTGCTTCACATCTTGCCTGTCCCAGGATGCTGTCGGGCAGCCTGCTGGAGGTGCCTGTCTTTGCTGCGGGGACTGTGCCCTCCACTTGCCATGGAGGCTCTGGGCTGTTcttggaaggggaagggaggtgtggcCAGAGCAGGCTGGGTGGGAAGGGCTGGTCTGGTCCTCTCTGGGCTGCTGGTATCTCCGCCCCACTGAGCCTTGGAGGGGGACCAGTGGGCAGCGTGACGTAATGTTGGCCATCTCGGGAGTTATAATTGACCCTTGTTGGGAGGAAGCTGCTTCCGTGCTTGGGATGTCATTCCCAAGGGGGTCTTTCTTATACATACTCTGCACTCCCCACTCTCCTTCCCCAGTAGCAAGGGCTGTCGTGCCTCctgcccctcacctcccacctcctttTTTGAGACTTGATGTGAGGACTCCCAGCAGTGATAAAGGGAGCCCTTCCTTCTGGGCCTGGCTCTAGCCTTGGCCATACCTGTAACAGAGAGGTAGGCTTGGCTCTGCTCTTGCTCTCAGAAGTGGGTCCAGAGGAGGCTTCCGAGTGAGGGTCTGTTAGCAaaaggaagggagcagagggagtGACCTCCTGCCCATATGGTCTTGCTCAGGATCCACTGGGAGGGTGTGGTCACGGCATAAACCTGGCCTTGGACGCGAGTCTGTTCCACTCTGCACTGCTTCTCCACCTCAGTTAACGAGCATCTCTGAAGAGGTGTGGAGAGCAGAGTCTAGCGTCCAGCCATGGGCTTGGTGTCTGAGCCTGTTCCGTGGAGGAGCACGTGGGACCCAGGGGGCCCATGGGTGTTGGGTGAGAGCAGCATCGGGGTCTGGGGGCCAGGGgctccccaccctgcctccttGGCCTCAGCCggcctgggggtgtggggtgtgggtggggggagACGTTTCTCTCTTTGGAATGGCCCTGCTATTTTGGGATGGGCTTTGTCCCTTCCGGGTGTtgtcctcccttcttccttcctttcctgcccTTCCCACCCAGAGGGGCTGGGTGGTAATCACAGGGTTGCTGTGTCTGTGGTGGCTGGTCAGCAGCCTTGCTGACAAGGAGGCTGGGCTCTCGTCCCTCCCCCTCCACGCCTCTTGGCTCCCCAAGGATTGCTGTGTTTGTGGGGTTCGACGTTAGGTCTCTGGGACAGGCTCTTTGGGGGTCACACTGGCCCAGTGGCCACATCACCTCGCGGAGGGGGGTCCAAGTGTTCGGGCCTCACTGCCTCCTTCCAGCCtccacctcccccaacccctctggTCTGGCTGCAGCTTGGAGGAAGCCTTTCTTTGTGTTCCCGCTGTGGACAGGCGATGTACAGGTGGGGGGCTGACAGCGAGCGGACGCAGCTTGGCGCCACACACGtcggctgcagcagcagcacgAGGCTGTCACCACCTCCGCCTTAGCCCAGCTTCTGTGCCTGTCCTCAGGTGTGCGTGATCCCAGCAGATGCAGGAGCCTCGTGGCCTGCTGGATTTGGGGCATTGGAAGCGTCCAGGAGGGCGCTCTGTTCTTTCTTGCCCACCTGGCCcggctcccacccccaccccaggcctggacTTAGGCTGTGCCAACAGATTCTGTGTCTGAGGTCAGAGCGAGGGGCTGGTGGTCCCATAGTCCAGCCACGCTGGGAGGCTGGGTTCCCTTCTGGACCCCTTGCTGAAGACAAGAGTGGAGCTCTCCTCCCAAGGAGGTGGATGGGGGCCAGAATGGGGGTCCCACGGTCCTGGCAGGAGGTGGTGGAAGGCACTGGAGATGTGTAAACTGGTGATGTGATAGCGTGGGTTGCCCCAGGTGCTTCCAAAACTTGGAGGGCTGACTGCAGGAGATGGGATTGTGGTAGGAGGGCTTGGCCCCAAGCCCAGTCCTAAGGCCATGGTTCTCCCTTGGGCCGTTGTAGCTCAGAACTCCTGGAACTGGGTTGAAGAGTGAGATCGGGTGGCTAGGAGAGGACTAGGGCTTAGGCCTTGCCAGGCGAGGAGGGAAGCAAGGTGGTATTGTGAGAAGGGCGCTGGCTTCACGGATTAacaactgggtttgaatcctggatcTGCTGTACTCTTTCTGGTAACTGTAGGCAAGTCATGTCACTTGTTTGAACCTGTTTCCGTATTTGTAAACTGTAGGAAAAGCTGTCTGACCCACCTAGGGCACTTAGGGTAAGGCTGCGTGCAAATACCAGGCCCTGTACTGGGTGAGTGGCAGGTCCtggggggctgctgggaggaggtGGGCTGGTGGCAGGCTACTCTGATCCTGGGCCCTTAGCCCTTGTGCTCCCTTCTGCCAAGGTGGTCAGATACCACGGCTAAAGAGAGCTTGGTTTAAAAAGGGTCCCAGTCCTTGGGACTGTCCCACCACTCCTGGTGTTCACCATGTCACCTCTGTTGCACAGGGCTGAGAATTACTGGTGGCGTGGGCAGAACACACGGACGCTGTGCGTGGGGCCCTTCCCTCGCAATGTGGTAACCTCTGTGGCCGGCCTGTCAGCCCAGGACATCAGCCAGCCCCTGCAGAACAGCTTCATTCACACAGGGCATGGTGACAGTGACCCCCGGcactgctggggcttccctgacaGGATCGATGAGTGAGTACTGGCAGGGTCCCGCCCGGGGGCTCCAGGACCAGCAGCCCCTCTCTGGGCATGCAGGCTCTCCGGGCCTCCAAGGTCCCAGTTACAGCCGTGGGCCAAGGGTCTTGTTCAGCAGCTTTTCCTTGTCGGCAGAACTGGGGTTGGAGCTTCAAAGGATAAATGGCCTCCAGGGTCCACACCTTAAGCCCCCCTGGCAAACTGGCTTTAGGAGAATGGACTTGGGAACAGCCTTTGGAAGCAGTTCAGTAGGAAAGCTGCTCATGAGCCCCAGCACTTGGGTGGCAGTTTCCCTGCTCCTGCTGGTAGGACCTGAGTCCTGGAGATGGGAGCTGCTGGCTCAGGCCCAGGGGTgcaaggtgcagaaaaagctCCCTACGGGGAAACTTCAGAGTGCCCACCTGCCTGCTCACTCTGTACCTGGGAGGGGGGTTCAGCCTCCTTTAAGTGAAAAGACGAggtcatggggtggggggcatctgGGGAGGATACACAGGAGAATTAGTCACTTCCTGGGGGCCCCGCCCGAGGGTGCCACTTGGAGCTCCTCCTGCTGGGCCTCCGAGCCTCTGTGCTGGCAGCAAGGGGCTTCCGGGCAGCGCTCTCCCCTCTGATTTCTGACAGGCTTCTGCCCCGGGGGTGTGGCGCAGCAGGCCCTTCACCCCCTGCCCTGCACACCAGAACGCTGAGCCCTGGGAGGGTGCCCGTCTCTTGCCTCACAGGAGCCAGGCGAGGGCCTGAGAGAGCTGGGGCCGGAGAAGGCAGACACCTTCCAGAAGGCGGCCCGGCACCCTCTGCCCTGCTCCTGCCGTGCCATGGCCAGCCCAGCCCCATTCCTCTGGGCTTTAATCAGCCCCAGTGACTACGTCCCAGATGCTGAGAGTTGGCACAGGGGTTGCAGGTGAATTGGGAGCGTGGCAGTAGCCCGGCCCATACCCTACCTCCTGGCAGTGGGGCAGAAGGATGCCTCCTGTCCACCCTGGCTGGGGCAGTGTGGCCCAGACGCCTCAGGGCCTGGCAGGAGAGGAGAGTGTGCGCCAGCAGGTGGCTGCTGGGCATGGGTTGGGGTGCCTTGGGGTTACAGAGGGCCAGCTCTGCCCTTTGGGGTGTCCTTGGAGCTCCTACAGTCCTAGGTTTTTTCAGCCTACAGTCAGGAGTTCTTTCTCTGCCCCCTCTCCACTGTACCCTCCCCTGGTTCCTGCTAGATCTACAGAAGGGAGCTACCAGGGTCAGAAGTCCTGGGCTCCAGGCCTGCGTCTGCAAGGGGCTTGGATGACGTGGTTCTGTCCTCTGCCTGACCCCAGGGGACAGGCCCAGCACCTCCTCCAGGGTGCCCTCACTGCCTCCGCCCCACACCCTTACCCATCTCTGACCTGCGTCTCTCCCCACAGACTGTATCTGGGAAACCCCATGGaccctcccgacctgctgagtgTGGAACTGAGCACCTCCAGACCCACCCAGCATCTGGGCAGGGTGAAAAGTAAGGGCCCCCAAGTCCTGGTCCCCTAGTTCATCAGCTGCCCGGGAAGGGATGCTGTCTCCTCAGGCCACCCCGAGCTGGCTGGGTCAGGGCAGCATGGGGACAGCTGTGTCCCTGGCTCCGGCTGGGCGTGGGGCGGACGGCAAGAGGCAGCTGTATCCGCCGAGGTGGGCATCCTCGGTCTGGCCCGCACTGGTCTGCCTGCTcagcttccctcctccctcctccttcccgcCGTGCTCAGATCCTGGCTCTCCTCACTCGCCCTAATcctgctctcctctcctgccAAAACCACCCGACGGGCTCCATCTTGGCCAGGAGCCTCATCCATGTCCCGGATCCAGGGCCTGTCGCTCCGGAACATAGTTTTCCCATCCTGCCGCCCCACTGCTTCCCATTGCTGCTGGGTTTGTACATTCACTTGCCCCTtttcacatctctctctctctctctctctctccccccccatccccccctcccccctccacactCTGCCCTCTTGTCTGACTCTGTCTCCCCTCCCTTGTCCTTGCTCTGCCCCCTCTACTCTCCGCATGACCTTTCTCGCAGGGGAACCTCCACCTCGCCCTCCTCAGCCTGCCATCTTCACTCAGAGTAAGTGGGGCTGCTCTTGGTGCCttggcccccgcccccgccccctctctcctctcatttCTCTCCTCCTGGAAGGTACAGAGCCCCAgctggctggggtgggaggggaagtgggtgTGTGCTGTGAGCTTTTGCCGCTGACCTGGCCCGGCATGCctgcctctcccccaacccccaaaagCCTGGGCTTCGGGAACAAGAGTGTGGTCCTGGCACCCACTCTGCCACTGTCCGCCGTTGCCTGGCCCTGCCTCACTTCCTTTGGGACCTGCCGAGGCCGTGTCCGGGCTTTATGCCAGTTGATCAGGAGCTCTGTCCTCTCTAAGGATAGCTCCTATTGCCCTTGATGGTGGGAGATGGCCCATAGCCCCCTGCCTGCACTAATGGTGTGCCGTAATAGGATAGGGATTACTAACCAGGGCTCAGGAGCCGGGGTATATGGGATCTTGTGTTGATGGAGGAGTGTCAGGCAGGCAGGTGTGGGGTGTTCTTGCTCTAGCTGAAATGGAGGGAGGGGCTCGCCAGGCCCCATAGAGGGCTGCCAACCACCGGCACAGGTTCTGCCCTCTTGTTGAATGGGGTCTGGGTGTGCAGAGAATTCTGGCGGCTGAGGGCTGACCTCTGGGGGAATTGGGAGTGGGGAGTTGGTGGACTGTCTTCCCCACACCCCACCTTTCCCATCGGCCTGCCTGACGCCGCCTCCCTGTTGGGGTCTACCTTCCATCGCAGAACCAACCTACGACCCTGTGAGTGAGGACCAAGACCCCCTGTCCAGCGACTTCAAGAGGCTGGGCCTGCGGAAGCCAGGACTGCCCCGTGGGCTGTGGCTCGCAAAGCCCTCTGCCCGGGTGCCGGGCACCAAAGCGGACCGCGGGAGCAGTGAGGTCACGCTCATCGACTTCGGTGAGGAGCCCGTGGTCCCAGCCCCACGGCCCTGTGCGCCCTCACTGGCGCAGCTGGCCATGGATGCCTGCTCCTTGCTGGACAAGACCCCGCCGCAGAGCCCCTCGCGGGCCCTGCCCCGGCCCCTGCATCCCACGCCGGTGGTGGACTGGGATGCGCGCCCGCTGCCCCCGCCTCCTGCCTACGATGACGTGGCCCAGGATGAGGATGACTTTGAGGTCTGCTCCATCAACAGCACCCTCGTGAGTGCAGGGCTCTCTGCTGGGCCCAGTCAGGGCGAGACCAATTACGCCTTTGTGCCTGAGCCAGCGCGGCTCTTCCCTGCCCTGGAGGACAACCTGTTCCTCCCGCCTCAGGGTGGGGGCAAGCCGCCCAACTCAGCCCAGACCGCAGAGATCTTCCAGGCGCTGCAGCAGGAGTGCATGCGGCAGCTACAGGTCCCGGCCGGCTCTCTGGTCCCCTCGCCAAGCCCGGTGGGCGACGACAAGCCCCAGGTGCCCCCTCGTGTGCCCATCCCCCCGAGGCCCACACGCCCACGTGGGGAGCTGTCTCCAGCCCCCTCGGGCGAGGAGGAGACGGGGCGGTGGCCTggacctgcctcccctccccgggTACCACCCCGGGAGCCCCTGTCCCCACAAGGCTCCAGGACCCCCAGCCCCTTGGTGCCACGCGGCAGCTCCCCGCTGCCACCCCGGCTCTCCAGCTCACCTGGGAAGACCATGCCCACCACCCAGAGCTTCGCCTCAGACCCCAAGTATGCCACACCCCAGGTGATCCAGGCACCTGGCCCCCGGGCTGGCCCCTGCATCTTACCCATCGTCCGTGATGGCAAGAAGGTCAGCAGCACCCACTACTACCTGCTGCCTGAGCGCCCACCCTACCTGGAGCGCTACCAGCGCTTCCTGCGTGAGACCCGGAGCCCCGAAGAGCCGACCCCCATGCCTGTGCCCCTGCTGCTGCCCCCTCCCGGCATCTCAGCTCCTGCTGCCCCCACTGCCACCGTTCGACCAATGCCTCAGGCTGCCCCAGACCCCAAGGCTAACTTCTCCACCAACACCAGCaactcaggggcccagctgccaGCCCTGAGGGCCACTGCTCGGCTGCCACAGAGGGGCTGCCCCGGGGACGGGCCAGAGGCTGGACGGCCAGCAGAGAAGATCCAGATGGTGAGTAGTGGGCCAGGCTAACAGGGCGAGGAGGGGCAGGGGCCCGAgggacccagaggaaggggcCCAAGTGGTGCTGACGGGTGGGTGGGTGTGCCCAGCTGCAGGCCATGGTGCATGGGGTGACCACAGAGGAGTGCCAGGCGGCCCTGCAGAGCCACAGCTGGAGCGTGCAGAGGGCTGCCCAGTATCTGAAGGTACCACCACCTCCTGCCCACTCTGGCTTTCAGGGACCCTGAAGACTGGTTCTGCGGCTCTCCTCCAACCCTCccgctccctgcccccaccctcactCTCCTCTGTCCCGCCCTGGTCCAGCACCCCTTGGCCCCAGTGTGTCCCACGGCACCACCCTCTGCTCCTCAGGTGGAGCAGCTCTTTGGTTTGGGTCTGCGGCCGCGAGGCGAGTGCCACAAAGTGCTGGAGATGTTCGACTGGAACTTGGAGCAGGCTGGCTGCCACCTGCTGGGCTCCTGCGGCCCAGCCCACCACAAGTGAGCAGACCTTGCCCCAGCCACCTTCCTGTCCCCGGGGTGTCCTGGAGCAGTCACTCTGGGAAAAGCCAACAGCTCACAGCCACACACGGCCAGACACAGGGCTCCAGgcgggaggagggaaaggggtcCCGATCCCAGGACACAGTTCTCGGAGAAAACAGCTTCTCCTAAGCACGTTTATCTAGACTTCACAGGCGCTTTGTTCAAATGAGCTAATGAGTAAAAGGAATTGGAGCCTCTCTGGTTGCAGGGGGCTTGCTTCCTGACCGGGCTCCAGTGAGCAGCAGTTTAGGATCCAGTGGTTTAAACAAATCTCTCTCACCTCTTCATTTCCTATTTCAGTTTAAAGTAACAAAGATTTAATGCCTTTTTAAAGGAATGTCTAatcaaaaaaaaatccattactttcctataaaaaatatgtat
Encoded proteins:
- the TNK2 gene encoding activated CDC42 kinase 1 isoform X14 — encoded protein: MPAARRFPGLELSFPLLARLRRRLYTRLGSSSMQPEEGTGWLLELLSEVQLQQYFLRLRDDLNVTRLSHFEYVKNEDLEKIGMGRPGQRRLWEAVKRRKAMCKRKSWMSKVFSGKRLEAEFPPHHSQSTFRKTSPTPGGPAAEGSLQSLTCLIGEKDLHLFEKLGDGSFGVVRRGEWDAPSGKTVSVAVKCLKPDVLSQPEAMDDFIREVNAMHSLDHRNLIRLYGVVLTPPMKMVTELAPLGSLLDRLRKHQGHFLLGTLSRYAVQVAEGMGYLESKRFIHRDLAARNLLLATRDLVKIGDFGLMRALPQNDDHYVMQEHRKVPFAWCAPESLKTRTFSHASDTWMFGVTLWEMFTYGQEPWIGLNGSQILHKIDKEGERLPRPEDCPQDIYNVMVQCWAHKPEDRPTFVALRDFLLEAQPTDMRALQDFEEPDKLHIQMNDVITVIEGRAENYWWRGQNTRTLCVGPFPRNVVTSVAGLSAQDISQPLQNSFIHTGHGDSDPRHCWGFPDRIDELYLGNPMDPPDLLSVELSTSRPTQHLGRVKKPTYDPVSEDQDPLSSDFKRLGLRKPGLPRGLWLAKPSARVPGTKADRGSSEVTLIDFGEEPVVPAPRPCAPSLAQLAMDACSLLDKTPPQSPSRALPRPLHPTPVVDWDARPLPPPPAYDDVAQDEDDFEVCSINSTLVSAGLSAGPSQGETNYAFVPEPARLFPALEDNLFLPPQGGGKPPNSAQTAEIFQALQQECMRQLQVPAGSLVPSPSPVGDDKPQVPPRVPIPPRPTRPRGELSPAPSGEEETGRWPGPASPPRVPPREPLSPQGSRTPSPLVPRGSSPLPPRLSSSPGKTMPTTQSFASDPKYATPQVIQAPGPRAGPCILPIVRDGKKVSSTHYYLLPERPPYLERYQRFLRETRSPEEPTPMPVPLLLPPPGISAPAAPTATVRPMPQAAPDPKANFSTNTSNSGAQLPALRATARLPQRGCPGDGPEAGRPAEKIQMAMVHGVTTEECQAALQSHSWSVQRAAQYLKVEQLFGLGLRPRGECHKVLEMFDWNLEQAGCHLLGSCGPAHHK
- the TNK2 gene encoding activated CDC42 kinase 1 isoform X13, yielding MPAARRFPGLELSFPLLARLRRRLYTRLGSSSMQPEEGTGWLLELLSEVQLQQYFLRLRDDLNVTRLSHFEYVKNEDLEKIGMGRPGQRRLWEAVKRRKAMCKRKSWMSKVFSGKRLEAEFPPHHSQSTFRKTSPTPGGPAAEGSLQSLTCLIGEKDLHLFEKLGDGSFGVVRRGEWDAPSGKTVSVAVKCLKPDVLSQPEAMDDFIREVNAMHSLDHRNLIRLYGVVLTPPMKMVTELAPLGSLLDRLRKHQGHFLLGTLSRYAVQVAEGMGYLESKRFIHRDLAARNLLLATRDLVKIGDFGLMRALPQNDDHYVMQEHRKVPFAWCAPESLKTRTFSHASDTWMFGVTLWEMFTYGQEPWIGLNGSQILHKIDKEGERLPRPEDCPQDIYNVMVQCWAHKPEDRPTFVALRDFLLEAQPTDMRALQDFEEPDKLHIQMNDVITVIEGRAENYWWRGQNTRTLCVGPFPRNVVTSVAGLSAQDISQPLQNSFIHTGHGDSDPRHCWGFPDRIDELYLGNPMDPPDLLSVELSTSRPTQHLGRVKKPTYDPVSEDQDPLSSDFKRLGLRKPGLPRGLWLAKPSARVPGTKADRGSSEVTLIDFGEEPVVPAPRPCAPSLAQLAMDACSLLDKTPPQSPSRALPRPLHPTPVVDWDARPLPPPPAYDDVAQDEDDFEVCSINSTLVSAGLSAGPSQGETNYAFVPEPARLFPALEDNLFLPPQGGGKPPNSAQTAEIFQALQQECMRQLQVPAGSLVPSPSPVGDDKPQVPPRVPIPPRPTRPRGELSPAPSGEEETGRWPGPASPPRVPPREPLSPQGSRTPSPLVPRGSSPLPPRLSSSPGKTMPTTQSFASDPKYATPQVIQAPGPRAGPCILPIVRDGKKVSSTHYYLLPERPPYLERYQRFLRETRSPEEPTPMPVPLLLPPPGISAPAAPTATVRPMPQAAPDPKANFSTNTSNSGAQLPALRATARLPQRGCPGDGPEAGRPAEKIQMLQAMVHGVTTEECQAALQSHSWSVQRAAQYLKVEQLFGLGLRPRGECHKVLEMFDWNLEQAGCHLLGSCGPAHHK
- the TNK2 gene encoding activated CDC42 kinase 1 isoform X24; translation: MAPLAWCAGASGTPPRGRRPHSGQVSVAVKCLKPDVLSQPEAMDDFIREVNAMHSLDHRNLIRLYGVVLTPPMKMVTELAPLGSLLDRLRKHQGHFLLGTLSRYAVQVAEGMGYLESKRFIHRDLAARNLLLATRDLVKIGDFGLMRALPQNDDHYVMQEHRKVPFAWCAPESLKTRTFSHASDTWMFGVTLWEMFTYGQEPWIGLNGSQILHKIDKEGERLPRPEDCPQDIYNVMVQCWAHKPEDRPTFVALRDFLLEAQPTDMRALQDFEEPDKLHIQMNDVITVIEGRAENYWWRGQNTRTLCVGPFPRNVVTSVAGLSAQDISQPLQNSFIHTGHGDSDPRHCWGFPDRIDELYLGNPMDPPDLLSVELSTSRPTQHLGRVKREPPPRPPQPAIFTQSKWGCSWCLGPRPRPLSPLISLLLEEPTYDPVSEDQDPLSSDFKRLGLRKPGLPRGLWLAKPSARVPGTKADRGSSEVTLIDFGEEPVVPAPRPCAPSLAQLAMDACSLLDKTPPQSPSRALPRPLHPTPVVDWDARPLPPPPAYDDVAQDEDDFEVCSINSTLVSAGLSAGPSQGETNYAFVPEPARLFPALEDNLFLPPQGGGKPPNSAQTAEIFQALQQECMRQLQVPAGSLVPSPSPVGDDKPQVPPRVPIPPRPTRPRGELSPAPSGEEETGRWPGPASPPRVPPREPLSPQGSRTPSPLVPRGSSPLPPRLSSSPGKTMPTTQSFASDPKYATPQVIQAPGPRAGPCILPIVRDGKKVSSTHYYLLPERPPYLERYQRFLRETRSPEEPTPMPVPLLLPPPGISAPAAPTATVRPMPQAAPDPKANFSTNTSNSGAQLPALRATARLPQRGCPGDGPEAGRPAEKIQMLQAMVHGVTTEECQAALQSHSWSVQRAAQYLKVEQLFGLGLRPRGECHKVLEMFDWNLEQAGCHLLGSCGPAHHKR
- the TNK2 gene encoding activated CDC42 kinase 1 isoform X2; translated protein: MPAARRFPGLELSFPLLARLRRRLYTRLGSSSMQPEEGTGWLLELLSEVQLQQYFLRLRDDLNVTRLSHFEYVKNEDLEKIGMGRPGQRRLWEAVKRRKAMCKRKSWMSKGSIWPLAAFKQVFSGKRLEAEFPPHHSQSTFRKTSPTPGGPAAEGSLQSLTCLIGEKDLHLFEKLGDGSFGVVRRGEWDAPSGKTVSVAVKCLKPDVLSQPEAMDDFIREVNAMHSLDHRNLIRLYGVVLTPPMKMVTELAPLGSLLDRLRKHQGHFLLGTLSRYAVQVAEGMGYLESKRFIHRDLAARNLLLATRDLVKIGDFGLMRALPQNDDHYVMQEHRKVPFAWCAPESLKTRTFSHASDTWMFGVTLWEMFTYGQEPWIGLNGSQILHKIDKEGERLPRPEDCPQDIYNVMVQCWAHKPEDRPTFVALRDFLLEAQPTDMRALQDFEEPDKLHIQMNDVITVIEGRAENYWWRGQNTRTLCVGPFPRNVVTSVAGLSAQDISQPLQNSFIHTGHGDSDPRHCWGFPDRIDELYLGNPMDPPDLLSVELSTSRPTQHLGRVKREPPPRPPQPAIFTQSKWGCSWCLGPRPRPLSPLISLLLEEPTYDPVSEDQDPLSSDFKRLGLRKPGLPRGLWLAKPSARVPGTKADRGSSEVTLIDFGEEPVVPAPRPCAPSLAQLAMDACSLLDKTPPQSPSRALPRPLHPTPVVDWDARPLPPPPAYDDVAQDEDDFEVCSINSTLVSAGLSAGPSQGETNYAFVPEPARLFPALEDNLFLPPQGGGKPPNSAQTAEIFQALQQECMRQLQVPAGSLVPSPSPVGDDKPQVPPRVPIPPRPTRPRGELSPAPSGEEETGRWPGPASPPRVPPREPLSPQGSRTPSPLVPRGSSPLPPRLSSSPGKTMPTTQSFASDPKYATPQVIQAPGPRAGPCILPIVRDGKKVSSTHYYLLPERPPYLERYQRFLRETRSPEEPTPMPVPLLLPPPGISAPAAPTATVRPMPQAAPDPKANFSTNTSNSGAQLPALRATARLPQRGCPGDGPEAGRPAEKIQMAMVHGVTTEECQAALQSHSWSVQRAAQYLKVEQLFGLGLRPRGECHKVLEMFDWNLEQAGCHLLGSCGPAHHKR
- the TNK2 gene encoding activated CDC42 kinase 1 isoform X18, with product MPAARRFPGLELSFPLLARLRRRLYTRLGSSSMQPEEGTGWLLELLSEVQLQQYFLRLRDDLNVTRLSHFEYVKNEDLEKIGMGRPGQRRLWEAVKRRKAMCKRKSWMSKVFSGKRLEAEFPPHHSQSTFRKTSPTPGGPAAEGSLQSLTCLIGEKDLHLFEKLGDGSFGVVRRGEWDAPSGKTVSVAVKCLKPDVLSQPEAMDDFIREVNAMHSLDHRNLIRLYGVVLTPPMKMVTELAPLGSLLDRLRKHQGHFLLGTLSRYAVQVAEGMGYLESKRFIHRDLAARNLLLATRDLVKIGDFGLMRALPQNDDHYVMQEHRKVPFAWCAPESLKTRTFSHASDTWMFGVTLWEMFTYGQEPWIGLNGSQILHKIDKEGERLPRPEDCPQDIYNVMVQCWAHKPEDRPTFVALRDFLLEAQPTDMRALQDFEEPDKLHIQMNDVITVIEGRAENYWWRGQNTRTLCVGPFPRNVVTSVAGLSAQDISQPLQNSFIHTGHGDSDPRHCWGFPDRIDELYLGNPMDPPDLLSVELSTSRPTQHLGRVKKPTYDPVSEDQDPLSSDFKRLGLRKPGLPRGLWLAKPSARVPGTKADRGSSEVTLIDFGEEPVVPAPRPCAPSLAQLAMDACSLLDKTPPQSPSRALPRPLHPTPVVDWDARPLPPPPAYDDVAQDEDDFEVCSINSTLVSAGLSAGPSQGETNYAFVPEPARLFPALEDNLFLPPQGGGKPPNSAQTAEIFQALQQECMRQLQVPAGSLVPSPSPVGDDKPQVPPRVPIPPRPTRPRGELSPAPSGEEETGRWPGPASPPRVPPREPLSPQGSRTPSPLVPRGSSPLPPRLSSSPGKTMPTTQSFASDPKYATPQVIQAPGPRAGPCILPIVRDGKKVSSTHYYLLPERPPYLERYQRFLRETRSPEEPTPMPVPLLLPPPGISAPAAPTATVRPMPQAAPDPKANFSTNTSNSGAQLPALRATARLPQRGCPGDGPEAGRPAEKIQMVEQLFGLGLRPRGECHKVLEMFDWNLEQAGCHLLGSCGPAHHK
- the TNK2 gene encoding activated CDC42 kinase 1 isoform X9 gives rise to the protein MPAARRFPGLELSFPLLARLRRRLYTRLGSSSMQPEEGTGWLLELLSEVQLQQYFLRLRDDLNVTRLSHFEYVKNEDLEKIGMGRPGQRRLWEAVKRRKAMCKRKSWMSKVFSGKRLEAEFPPHHSQSTFRKTSPTPGGPAAEGSLQSLTCLIGEKDLHLFEKLGDGSFGVVRRGEWDAPSGKTVSVAVKCLKPDVLSQPEAMDDFIREVNAMHSLDHRNLIRLYGVVLTPPMKMVTELAPLGSLLDRLRKHQGHFLLGTLSRYAVQVAEGMGYLESKRFIHRDLAARNLLLATRDLVKIGDFGLMRALPQNDDHYVMQEHRKVPFAWCAPESLKTRTFSHASDTWMFGVTLWEMFTYGQEPWIGLNGSQILHKIDKEGERLPRPEDCPQDIYNVMVQCWAHKPEDRPTFVALRDFLLEAQPTDMRALQDFEEPDKLHIQMNDVITVIEGRAENYWWRGQNTRTLCVGPFPRNVVTSVAGLSAQDISQPLQNSFIHTGHGDSDPRHCWGFPDRIDELYLGNPMDPPDLLSVELSTSRPTQHLGRVKREPPPRPPQPAIFTQKPTYDPVSEDQDPLSSDFKRLGLRKPGLPRGLWLAKPSARVPGTKADRGSSEVTLIDFGEEPVVPAPRPCAPSLAQLAMDACSLLDKTPPQSPSRALPRPLHPTPVVDWDARPLPPPPAYDDVAQDEDDFEVCSINSTLVSAGLSAGPSQGETNYAFVPEPARLFPALEDNLFLPPQGGGKPPNSAQTAEIFQALQQECMRQLQVPAGSLVPSPSPVGDDKPQVPPRVPIPPRPTRPRGELSPAPSGEEETGRWPGPASPPRVPPREPLSPQGSRTPSPLVPRGSSPLPPRLSSSPGKTMPTTQSFASDPKYATPQVIQAPGPRAGPCILPIVRDGKKVSSTHYYLLPERPPYLERYQRFLRETRSPEEPTPMPVPLLLPPPGISAPAAPTATVRPMPQAAPDPKANFSTNTSNSGAQLPALRATARLPQRGCPGDGPEAGRPAEKIQMLQAMVHGVTTEECQAALQSHSWSVQRAAQYLKVEQLFGLGLRPRGECHKVLEMFDWNLEQAGCHLLGSCGPAHHK